The DNA region GCACACATTACTCAATGATGAACATTTAATATCCTAGATAGTAGGATGTCTAATTTTACtcttaaaatcaaaatcatttaaaatttacaaCACTTCAATTCAAAGTTTATATTCTGCACTAACAAAGTAAAAAATTACAAGTAATTTTTTGCttggtataatattttatgatgATATGGATCATGTCCAAGttatagtgtaatttttgttgtttcattatgtatagatattattttttaatcatgatccattatagtataattttttttggtatatagttcttttttcttctgtagattgaattatttattaatcatgaaaaatattattttgtaaatcactgttataaataataaccaGTATCCAGTTAGTGTTAATATTCTTGCAAACTGCTTTCATAAATTTACAATCTAAtcctatatttattaaaatattttttcttatttagtttcaCAAAGATATGTGGGTCTCAATAATTGGTACTGTTGTAATTTTTTCACTTAAAATTTCAAGAGGTGCCAAAGATCTCACTTAAAGAACCAAATGTCTCAAGttcaattctcattaaaaaGGGGCATAAATGTGGGGTCACATGCTAGCACCCCTGCAATAAATCCAGGTCACAAAAATTTctaataattgaaatatgtagtatatatttgtttttatttagaaCTTGTAATATCTCAATTTAAAGTGTTTAGTTTTTGAATTTATCAAACAATCTATTTGCATAGCTGTTTGGAGCATTATATGTTCAAGATGTGGGACTAACCTCTTCTgtaaatgaaatttatttatactgTAATGCTTAGTTAAATTGTCAAAACATGGGGATTTTCTGGTTTTGAAATGGCTTAATTTCTTCTTATGCATAATGAATGACATTAGTTGATATCACTGCCAGTGCCAACTAGTTACTTTCTGAATTAATAATAGTCAAAAGATGATGGCTTTGATAATAGTAGTGTATATGTGCATTATTAATTGTGAAAATGGTATTATTTGATTGCTATTATAGATACTGGAAAACTATACATGTGGGGAAATACAAGGGATTCACAAATAGGCATTCCTGGGGTGCCTGAGTTACAACAACTTCCTATTGAAGTGAAATTtccagaagaagaagataatttGGGAAGTTATAATGTGCTTTCAGTTTCCATTGGCGCATCACACACAATGTGTTTGGTTGCGAGGAACATGTAGACTAGTAGTGTTTGCTTCCTTCTCTTGTCATGCGTTAATTCCTCTGCACCACTTTTGTGGAAGTCTGGAGATCGATCCGAGAGTATATCTTTCCCTGCCCTGAATTTTCCATTTTTGCATTCCCTGGCTGGTTCAGAGGATGTTTGATTCAACACTTGAAACCGTTTTGCTCTCACAAAGTGGAGGTGTGACtgataatttatgtaatttattatcaaatatagGGCATGAATTATGTCACATAATATTTCAGTCATAATTAGTGGAATCTTACACCATTTTTTAgtggttttctttttttacttcaTAACTTTACATATTCATTAATGTCTCAAAGAATATGTTGTttagttgttatttttttgaattaaatgaaAACTAACATTACACTTTAGAATTATGTCTTCCACTTaaacttaaaatgtttttcGATTAAATTAAACTCGTGACATTTTTTTGTCTCTTAAGCGAGTTTTACCACTAAAAgtttacacaaaattataagagtttacctaattaaaaataagtttatttatataaactaggAAGATTTTCGTGCGATgtacacggataaaaatatatttttacattccgcgttcatcaaatttagtgttgaatttaaaatataaagtgttattaatctagttggttaaaaagttatacttgtttggttaggttgcgagttcaaaacatacctatagaatttttaattttatttttaaccgttttaagtttatgggtgggtcaacctacaattcgacccaaatgtctctttactctcatatatatattcaaattaagcacggctctcgacccgacaatccggacactttcaaaattaaacatcattttatatatatatagagagagagagaaatgattaggtgagggaatgacttggcataatcttattcgctgaaaaaatcaaataatttctctattttctctctttcctcccacttttacatttttcaactaATGAAAGTGATGCtaagtcattctctcaccaaattccctctctctatcgctccttatatatatatatatatatatatatatataataatattatttaactcAAATATCACACAACTACTCAAAAtcaatagttatatatatgttactttattttatttgtattatcatAACTTTAgtgttgatttttaaatttaaacatttttcttcttattacttttctttcactttcataatatttattattatttttcttactcGTGACAATCTCCTCTTTATATTACCGACTTAAAAATAACACTCACAATTATTGACAAAGATTATTACatgaataatgatttatttatttatttatttttataaaaaatagcCATTCATCAACAAGAAAGGAGAAAATCCAAGAATGATAAAATTGACCAATGTTACCGGTCTAAGCGACTTTGTCAAGTTCACCGATTTGACTTGCAAATTGACTTCAATTTTTCTCTTGACTTATCTCTTAACTCGATTTGTCTGAGTTTACCCACGAGTTTGACAAATTTTGTTGGAACAATaaaattgttggaattttaaactaattcataaatttcattgatgaatggaaatgagaattttgataaataaaatcaaatgaaattcaaatgaaattcacattaaattcaaacgtgaattaaagtgaaatttgatccaaataattaaattattataattaatttgttaattatgtaattaacatttaatggcttgaggaacaattatcaaaataaatatatttcattttgttaattgtcattgtaaccttcatgatattattgctatcaatttattagcaatttagaaaatcgtgtaacgtgtattttctaatgaagagaaaatacaaaGGGCAATGAAGAGGCAATCAAGGTTTGCCgttggataaaaaattaatggttgattttatttttatgaaagtttaacttttcaaccatataaaacccctcatctctaatctaaaaaaattttaatcgtcttatatttttctcactctagaattccaaaagccctcttcttattttgtgaatgttcttcgagtttttcgctcgatattttccgttgaaacccggtgatagttcaggtacactgatcaagttcgacgagtagtgatttcagtgtagaatcactactggattagttgtaccctgggagacagccatctacgataagctccaacaCAAACGGGAaacgatggaactgttttaagggaagtgtgtctaacacatgcctcgaatcaacattttatctagtgattttgttctttgtaatattgtatttatttaatttgtttataacatcatttatatatatatttctgttatttttcaagacaagatttctaacaatcttaaaacagtttcgtgtgctaagttattttgtagtttttgccgtcgaaaatctttgtctttgatgtttcagaaatacgagtcgcgaTGTTGCAAAGGAGATGATGGCTTATTTCGATAAGATAAAGTTGTTCATCTAAAGGAATAAAAGaatctacaaataaagataagtctttattgtatatatatatataatgttaattattattaatattatttatatgaaagcttacatttataagctaatattctaaagaaaaatgatgtatatttattatacaaacgttttctagaaaataaattagaaaacaataatttattttatttttaaataaatatttgttggttattaaaattattaataataaggaataaaaataagaaagtaactaatatgttagctttcaattttcagaaaattaatggtgttaaaattaattataattgaaacatatggtttcagttttaaaataattaattattatatatatacattcttaaattaattaagtttgataattaaaagaatgtgatattaagattaataactaagaagagataatatatttatttatataagtatatatattgtcttatatatttaccgtttgattatgatactaagttatcaattttgtttaacagagtttaagtcaaaaataagagaaaaataagtttctctaaagagaagacaaaaggtcgtaAACAGTAATACAACAATAAAAGGGCGCATTAGcacagtggttcaaagttcagacgcAAGGGTGTGAGGAGGCAAAAGGTCCCTAGTTCGAATCCCAtttagtcaatgatttctttgatgaaaccattcaaatttcttttatagaaattattagggtttagggtttaaatcATTCCAATTtcgtgtagaaattatgagatgaatggatagtTAATAATTTCTTGATACAAATCAAAATcagactagttaaaatgactttagtcattgatgttgaaaccattccaatttcttgtgtagaaattatgagatgaatggatagtcaataatgatttcttatataaaaaaaaattatttgtctaaatgacattaattatgaatattgaaatcattataatttattatgtagAAATTACGAAATAAATTGAGtgtagaaattttaatttcttaagattaaataagttgtttgtgttagaacttattctaatcatgcattgaAAGAGATAGTTATGTAAGTCGAAATATTTTCGCAAGAATTATCTCGGTGAGAATGATCCACCTAGATTTTTTTTGAGCATTGCCGCTTCACGTGGATTATTGTTCATAACACGATAATGTAATTacttcgattaagacatgaggtacatttgtagttatgttttatttgattatattgttaagtggttatttatatatatcatgcatattagctaataatatgatgattcatgttcattcataataagtatgattatctaaaaatttatatacatatataaataaagatttattttctatctattttattttaatagataatttgaaatttgtcacaaattatGTGTTTTTTGATGGACAAAgatttcttataaaaatgttaaaggtcatctaattaattaaaaaacgaataattgatgacatgaatacttatttatataattagttagttttgcatttgattaaagataaatagtcaacattctaattaagtgtaataattaatattctaattaattattatgtattttttaaacggtatttttaatgataaatgaagttgtatatatatttgtttaataatatatatgacatattatttatctgattacgtttatatatgttattgactatacatatattatagttgttttgtcatcgtggtgactaaaatgaaagaagcaataatatataatatcatatatatggatatattaattttggtttaacataatatatttgatatacattgttcaattgcatcattaagacttacttaatttgataattttgaaatcaaataattataagcaaagtcttgtttgatttgagaataatgtggcaaatgtgccgatattacgggatgcaaacgtgcaaccgaaaataaatgtttaagcgacttcggtcaaagatgcttgaaacattatgatttcttttgtagaaatcatgtgatatggtgaatatttatttgattaaatattctaatttcttttatagaaattaagtgttgaaataaatattttaattgattaaatatttttaatttcttatgtagagattatgtgaagaatgatttatatatgaataaatattctaatctcttgtataaaaattatattttattcaattaaatatttatgatatagttatcttattcattgtatgataagtataacaaaagaaatctgTAAAAGAactgtgtgacaatttcttgattagaaaataattaatttaagtaatacaaatgtgtgtgatttaaaaaggataccaacacgaatgtgggggcaaatacttttattgattataacacaaaaataattgtgtatattatgataaaaaaaagataatttattgttagagaaatatgttctctataaaagataaagttgcgcaactttataaaaagaaagaaaataacaagaaaatgtcttgtttatatttgttgagttggtgctcaaatcgatatttaaaatttgaggattttgaaatcaagaaacgtgtcatattttgacattactttcataaattttttgaagaatcaatgtcttcaaaagaattttatgaaataaatgaaaaggaaagtttataaagtcttgatattactcataacaaattttataataatgatatgaaaatttgatcatacttttattaaaaagtagatgtgacaattatatatatcatgaagacaatgaaaattatttcattacgtatcttttgtacgatatttttatcgttgaaaattacgataaaaatgatcaaattcattaaggatttgaattgcactacacgaaatatcatgttgttatcaaatgatatattgatattattaaatgaaagattttacgtctaaaagtgaatatgtttacacttagaagtgcaatctacgtatggaaatcttctaagaaacttatgatggatatattaaacgttataatctatatttttgacttatgtcgaaaaataaaatatttttatgaaaaatatataatcgtttacacgaaggcagaatagttcaaagacattttgtctactagttagccaaataaacaatattttcataaaaaattaaatgataagcatgtacgaatgactatgcttcttattagaagatgttccaaggttaactaagaatgtaccaacagaaatttctaattattgtgatagtaatttgaaattggacaagcttagagtcaatgacaagtctagacaaacacgtcttagacataatgtcattagactatactctctaatgaagttatcaaatttgactatgtaagtcaaagataacattgtggatccactaatcagattattgaatagagagatagtttgaagtcttttgagacatcagcctactataagttggtatgaaggaaaactcaacctatgtagactggagatcccaagaactaggttcaatgggacaacatAATTGTACTAatttggaaagttattgttgaggattaatcctataatgaaacaatatatattttgacgaggataagcatatcgcttttaatgattctttgtcagaaaagagatcacctatgtgagggagaagtggggccgcttcgaaagaattgcacggttcaattctagaccctctcacagaaccaggcacgtgttccatggccaaaatggacacaaccgtgagagcttgacatgtatcagggagaattctatgtgaaagtgtgtaatcgtttacacaaatggcagaatagttcaaggacatcgagtctactaatcggctagtaaagttatatactttcataagagaaggttcaaagggttacacctacctatcctatgtagaattcaactgttgaacctttcaccgggttaatctttcaatttccattaatgtgggggattgttggaattttaaactaattcataaattccattgatgaatggaaatgagaattttgataaataaaatcaaatgaaattcaaatgaaattcacattaaattcaaacgtgaattaaagtgaaatttgatccaaataattaaattattataattaatttgttaattatgtaattaacatttaatggcttgaagaacaattatcaaattaaatatatttaattttgttaattgtcattgtaaccttcatgatattattgctatcaatttattagcaatttagaaaatcatgtaacgtgtattttctaatgaagagaaaatacaaaGGGCAATGAAGAGGCAATCAAGGTTTGCCGTTGGATCAaaaattaatggttgattttatttttatgaaagtttaacttttcaaccaTATAAAATCCCTCATCTCTAATCtcaaaaaattttaatcgtcttatatttttctcactctaaaattccaaaagccctcttcttattttgtgaatgttcttcgagtttttcgctcgatattttctgttgaaacccggtgatagttcaggtatactgatcaagttcgacgagtagtgatttcagtgcagaatcactactggattcgttgtaccatGGGAGACAACCATCTACGATAAgatccagcacaaacgggagacgatagaactgttttaagggaagtgtgtctaacacatgcctcgaatcaacattttatctggtgatttcgttctttgtaatattgtatttatttaatttgtttataacatcatttatatatatatatatatatatatatatatatatatatatatatttctgttattatatatatatatatatatatatatatatatatatatatatatatatttctgttatttttcatgacaagatttctaacaaaaAAATCTTATGGCATCTTTAGTTATCTACactttattcaaaatattttaataaaaaatatttctttttgacAATTTAAGAAAGATGAGGATGGTTACCCTCAATCTAAgctttaaactattttttttacgtGACATTGAAAGTCCAATGTAATTGTAACATATAATAATCGACATTTCGAAATTTATTTCGACACTCAATAGTTGTCTTATAATTCATCCTCCATTGAATCTGATGAGTAACCATATTGGGAGACGTGACTACAGTAAATTTTGATCGTCAAGTTTATTGAACccttttacataattttgattgtaatttattatttttattattgaattttttctattattgaactgtatacattaaatatattattaataaacaataaaaaattttttACCGATTGTTTCAATTTGTTTGTAACTTGGAGGTCAAATAACAATAAAGTGAGTAAGAAAAGCGTAATTTCTGTAtactaattaaataagaaataattaaatttatttaattcgaATAATTCTAACTCAACTCAAATTAAACCAAACTCaactcaaattatattttaatttattcaaattaatattttgagtttaggTTAAGGTTTGAATAGGTATCATTCCAGAATTATTGTACATGaatttttcacattattttctATTGAATATATCGGATCCTATCTAGTCAGAACATTGTGATAAATAtgtgatatatattaaaatgataatatttaagaattaaaaaatgcaCAACAAATGAGGTAATCATTATAGAAAAACACTGTATTATTAATTACAGATGATTGCAAATCCAGATTCAAAAAGAAAAACTGAAACTGTATATTAACTACTAACCAAACGAAGATTATgcaaaattatctttttttcaCGAGCCAATAAGGTCAAATGACTAGAGCAAGATGTGAATATTTCCATGTAAATATGAAAACTTACATCATTTTCACTCTTTTAGTGGTTGATGTTGAATCCCGGATACCTTTCCCATTAACAGAATATGGGGCAGTAGCAGATGGAAGAGATGGGGACTTGTCAATACATGCATACCGTTGTTCGCCATTCCAATATAATATAACTCGGTTTGTGCAGGCGTGAGACCAACTATCTCCTGTTGTTTACCAAATGTAAAGAGCACGATGTGAAATCATTggatttttcttatataaattgAAGAATTCAGAGTATCTAATAGAAAATTGTTATTACCTAGTGCAAGAGTTAAACGGAATGAACCTTCTGTATGCTTAGTCGTGACCTGGTTTAGGAGAACAACCTGCATTTTACCGTTAGAATAGGACAAGAATAGAAAAGAAATTCAGATGTGAGAAATGAAATAACTAAATGGTGGCAATTGCATGCATTTTCTGGATATCTTGAGTAACTAAAGTTTCATCAAATAGTATGAAGATTCTTACTGCTAGACTGTACTTTTTTGCAAGTTGCATTAACTTCAAGGCCATTCCGCAGAGTAATCTTGTTCTAAGTGCCATATCTTCAAAATCTTGGCGGAAATGAAATGTCACGCTATCAATTATGATAACCTTGACCTGTCAATACAATATGAGAGTAAAAAATCAGTGATAACTGATAAGAACAAGAGAAAGAGGAGACATGTATTTGCAAAGACCCTGGGAAATCTATGGATAGCTAGGGTACCTAATAGACTATCATCACGATGCTTGCCTAAATCATGTACTTCGACAAGAAAAATCATGAAAGGAAAATGGGAGGAAGAAACTGACAGCAAATATGGTAACCTCTTATTCTTGCCACCATATCTCAAAAACTAACTCAAATCTACTTTCTTCCATAGTAGAAGtagatatgatattttttatagatAGGCAATCTATTTacttagttaaattatttaaacttgtATTTATTATCTCTTGGCTTATTTATTCCCTGTAGATGGAGAACTTCCTATTTAGTAGGAAGTGATGGTTATCTAGCCTAATCCCTaacaattattcaaaaaattgaTAGGTGtaacccaaataaaaatatactccattacttttatataaacaataacaTGTTGGAATAGTTAGTCATGAGGAAAAAAGCATAACCCCGAGTCATATCTTGCTTGTTTAAAATGTAAGAAGACTCAAGTTCAAATATTTGCTACATATTGTTATTAGTGCAATTATTTACAATATAACAAGCCTAAACACATCAGCTTGTCAGCTTAATTTTCGAGTAACCCTAATCTTGATCTGCACttatttaaaagaaagtctCGAGATGGACCCCTATATTAGCTGGACCTCAAACCACCTATAACTCGCCTAAATTTAAAGACTTATTTATGAAGCACTCTTTTTTACTCACATCATTATGCTCTGAGATGAACTTGTCCATATAATTTACCACAGCAATTTGCTCAGCATAGCTGCATGTGCGAAAGTAGAATATATTTTCGAGGAAATCCTTAGGTTGTAATCTAGTTTTCGAAGCTTGATTTTTTTTCCTGCTGAAGTCATTAGGTTGTAACATGTCCAAAAGACACCCATCAACAATTTGTAGAGCCCGTTCTACCATAAAGCTGCCTTCAGTGTCTAGTCAAAATTCCaagtgaaaatataaaataaaaatcagttGTTCAAGCTTGAAGtcaataaatgaaagaaaatatgcAATGGGCACATAAAAAACTATATTGTACCTATATATACAGCTTTGCCTCCTAGGCCTCCATAACAAACTGGAATTTGTACATTCACTGCAAGTTGGATCCTATGAGATTCTTATAGGTTAGAGGTATAAGTTATAgaatcaaaagaaaataatggagACAATGCTTACCCTAACTGTGTTTTACCAATGCCTGGCACACCACCTAATAGGGTTAATGGAATTGTCAAAGATGTTTGTTAACCATTCAATTCATAAATTGAGAGATAAAGAGATTGTCAATGATCCAATATTGTTTCAATCATTCAATGGTAATAATCATTTGTAGAAATGTTAACATACCGATTTCCGTGACCTCTTTGCAAGTTATTCCTCCGCCTAATATGTTGTCTAACTCAGCACAGGAAGTAGTTATTTGTCTAGATAATTCCTCCTCATGGAGCATGTCCCAAGCAGTTTGTGCACCTACATGAATGGGAAGAGAAAACTATCTCAATTAAGACGAGATCTTGTAGGCGAGAGTGATCATTGTCCCATCATTCTTCGAGGAGAATATAAAAAGAAGCTCCTTTTAGATTTTTCAACTTCTGGATGAAAATCCCTAGATTTGATTCTATCCTTTATgattgtagaaaaggtgaggTTCAGGGTATGAAGATGTTCTCAAAGCTCAATCAACTCAAGAAGAAGACAGGAAATAATTCAGCAAAATCTCCATCAATGGAACAAATGAGGCTATAGAGAAATCGAAGAATATTTGAAAAGTGATGTTGAAGCCATGTATCTCAATCTCTCAAAATGAAAAGGAAGCACTTATCCTTTACAAAGAGTTGAGTACCATGGAAAAAagctttataaaaaaaatcaaggcaGTTTTGAACTTACTCTAGATGAAGAGAATAAGAAATTTATTTTCAGCAAAGTCAAAGCTCGAAATATTAGGATTAACACATTTACACTGAAAAATGAAAGAGGAGATCTGATTGAAGGAAAGAGGCAATTCTCAAGAAAGCAATtgaattctataaaaaaaattgattggcAGTCCTTCTGAGGAAATTAAAAAGGTGGTTTTCTCAATTAAAGGAGATATTAGCCCTGGTCATCATGGATATAATGCTAcgttttaaaaaacaattggaGCCATGTTGGGAAGAGTGTTGAGGGAGTTCAAGTGTTCTTTTGTAATGTCACTATCCACCCTCTCATTCTGATACGAGACGAGTTTGCGATTTGTTTTCCAAATTAATCCTCCAAATATCAGTTAATTCTGCTATGAAACGGCTACTGTAAATAAGGCATAATGGAGCCAAAGAGGGATAGCTTTTTGATTAGTGAAATTCTATTTTCTCTCCTCCATTATTCTTCTCTAGTCTCATTGaagaatttttttcttctattctcTAGGATCGTGTGTTAAGAGCTCTCTTCTTTTCTCATCTCAAACTCTATTCTCTTTCATTCACAACAGCCCTGGCTTAGTTTGTAATATGTTAATTCAAGGTTTTAGATCTAGGTCTAATATAATAGTTatcagtggtatcagagctcaaTTCCTCTCGCCTGTGGTATTGAATATGTGAGGAAGAAGAAAAGTAAGAAATTGTGCAATAATTGACACAGCTAAAGAAAATAGCGGACAGAAGTCAGATCGAGGCGATTGCGTATCAGATGACCTGCGAGAAGACAACGATCACTCCATCTCAACCTTCCTCAATAATGATGCCGACAACATCACGAATCTCCTTGTGAAATCGCGCTTCACCAATACAGGAAATCGCGGCTCCCAACTGACCTAGGCACTGTTGCATTCTAGACTTTAATCGAAGCTAGGTCAAGAAAGTAAATTATCGGAGTGTGGTTTCAGGCAGAATTGGTTTGTGGGTTTGTCCATAATTTCGATTGAAGTGCAAATTTAGACAACATAGCAAGGTACTCTGATTTAGTAATTCCGAAAGAATCTAAAGTTAGAATCACTATCAGTGACATATATTCCGACTTCAGAATTCTTTTACGGATGTGAAACTGATTAGGTGAAAAAATCTCTGTTTGGTTGTGCTTAAAGCTGGGTGATTATTTTACTTAGAGATAGAAGTTTTGTTTGTTGTGTGTGTGGAATTGAAGTTGTACGCTGAAGTTGATCAGTATTGACTAGAAAGAAAAGATTTTTGTTTGGGCATGAAGATTTAGTGATGATTGAGAATCGATGTTTGATTAGTTTCTGAAAGGAAGAAGGCAATTTTGCTTAATGAAACATATATAAAGATATGAGTAATTTGAAAGTTTGTTTGAGTTGATTGTTGCTTAAATAATAGGAGAGAGTATTCTATTAGTGGAATTTGTAATTGACCAGGTTGTTTGAATTGTGTATGCACGATTGAGCAGTCATTGTGGAATTTTGATGAGTAAAGAATATTGTGCTTGTATGGTGAAATTCAATCTGGTGC from Impatiens glandulifera chromosome 5, dImpGla2.1, whole genome shotgun sequence includes:
- the LOC124938381 gene encoding DNA repair protein RAD51 homolog 3 is translated as MEVSSLPISASQRGKLISAGYSSISSLSSVTPSDLARDLNIPEDEALQILKVVSDCSGKYGSYQNHAIVTGAQTAWDMLHEEELSRQITTSCAELDNILGGGITCKEVTEIGGVPGIGKTQLGIQLAVNVQIPVCYGGLGGKAVYIDTEGSFMVERALQIVDGCLLDMLQPNDFSRKKNQASKTRLQPKDFLENIFYFRTCSYAEQIAVVNYMDKFISEHNDVKVIIIDSVTFHFRQDFEDMALRTRLLCGMALKLMQLAKKYSLAVVLLNQVTTKHTEGSFRLTLALGDSWSHACTNRVILYWNGEQRYACIDKSPSLPSATAPYSVNGKGIRDSTSTTKRVKMM